In Cydia fagiglandana chromosome 9, ilCydFagi1.1, whole genome shotgun sequence, a single window of DNA contains:
- the LOC134667385 gene encoding meteorin-like protein produces MELRSVFWTVVLGVIFGAEAGMMGDHCDWNGSGLTSNAERGVTPVYLRCREGLVSWMYPRGALRLLFKPPMPADEREFHVCVRVVRRPDPPDLFHDDRLNDTKAERFPARLFVEGAHKLVPLYAPDDGDPRELRCFRSRRGRAALYVEAEPEEGTKRREATLRYEARPLNRRHYDPATADCRPCTEEELELAFCTSDLVSRGTFVGAEQRSDLDSTQLTLRLSKLIRATGSAGPDPRMDDAADDNYYRYDVDNALERTTHRNHRRRTRSLHAHIHVSSVCGAEAGAGEFLVMARRRLGRYALVCAPRIEDWEELVERRSRDGNAHCSLQH; encoded by the exons TGGGTTGACCAGCAACGCGGAGCGGGGCGTGACACCAGTCTACCTGCGATGTCGGGAAGGGCTAGTATCCTGGATGTATCCTCGAGGCGCGCTGAGGTTGCTCTTCAAGCCGCCCATGCCTGCTGACGAGCGGGAGTTCCATGTTTGTGTGCGAGTTGTACGACGACCAGACCCGCCTGACTTGTTCCACGATGACCGGCTTAACGATACAA AAGCCGAACGCTTCCCCGCTCGGTTGTTCGTCGAGGGCGCCCACAAACTGGTGCCCCTATACGCGCCGGACGATGGGGACCCGCGCGAGCTCCGCTGCTTCCGTAGCCGCCGAGGCCGGGCCGCGCTCTACGTGGAGGCCGAGCCCGAGGAAGGCACCAAGCGCCGCGAGGCCACCCTGAGATACGAGGCGAGGCCGCTGAACAGGCGGCACTATGATCCTGCCACGGCGGATTGCAGGCCGTGCACTGAGGAGGAACTGGAACTCGCATTCTGCACTAGTGATTTAG TGTCTCGCGGAACATTCGTGGGCGCCGAGCAGCGCTCGGACCTGGACAGCACGCAGCTCACGCTGCGGCTCAGCAAGCTCATCCGCGCCACCGGCAGCGCCGGGCCCGATCCCCGCATGGACGACGCGGCGGACGATAATTACTATAG GTACGACGTAGACAACGCGCTGGAGCGCACCACCCACCGCAACCACCGGCGGCGGACGCGGAGCCTGCACGCACACATCCACGTGTCGTCCGTGTGCGGCGCGGAGGCCGGCGCCGGAGAGTTCCTAGTCATGGCGCGGAGGAGGCTCGGCCGGTACGCGCTGGTGTGCGCGCCGAGGATAGAGGACTGGGAGGAGCTCGTGGAAAGACGGAGTCGAGATGGCAATGCGCATTGCTCGCTGCAACATTag